DNA from Campylobacter concisus:
TTAGAGTGGCAGACGCACCAGAGCCTTATCAAATTTCTCACTCACTAAATGCGATCAAGCATGGCGAGTTTTTTGGAGAGGGGCTTGGAGCTGGGATATTTAAGCTTGGCTTTTTAAGCGAGGTGCATACAGACTTTGTGCTAGCTGGCATAGCTGAAGAGGTCGGCGTTTTTGGCATTTTATGCATCACAGCGATCTTTATCACTCTACTTTATAGGATATTTAGAATTTCAGCTAGGAGCGAAAACAAGGTTTATCACCTATTCTCACTTGGTATTGGGCTTATCTTGTCGTTTTCATTTTTGATGAATAGCTACGGCATCACATCGATCACGCCGATAAAAGGTATAGCTGTGCCATTTCTTAGCTACGGCGGCAGCTCCGTGCTTGCTATATGCATCGGCATCGGCATGGTCTTGATGGTTAGTAAAAAGGCGAAACTATGATAGTTATTTGTGGTGGCGGCACTGGCGGACATTTGGCGATCGCTAGAAGCTTTTGCGAGGAGCTAAATAGACGAGGCATAAAGCCAATTTTCATCGGCTCAACTAGCGGTCAGGATAAATTTTGGTTTGAAAATGATGATAAATTTGCAAAAAAATTTTTCTTGCCAAGCAGTGGCGTAGTAAATAAAAGAGGCATAGCCAAGCTAAAATCACTAACAAACATCATAAGTCTAGCTCTAAAATGCAGGCAAATTTTTAAAGAAAATGGCGTTAAAGCGGTCATCAGCGTGGGAGGCTACTCAGCAGCGCCCGCAGCCATAGCAGCCATCATCTCAAAAACGCCACTTTTCATCCATGAGCAAAATGCCGTAACTGGCAAGCTAAATAAAATTTTAAAGCCGTATGCAAAGGGCTTTTTTAGCTCTTATGATGAGCTCTCGCCCTGCCCTTATCCTGTGGCAAATAAATTTTTTGAAAGCCAAAGAGTTAGAGATGAGCTAAAAACTATACTATTTTTAGGTGGCTCACAAGGGGCAAAGGCGATAAACGAGCTGGCTATAAATTTAGCCCCATATCTTAAAGAAAAAGGGATAAAGATCATTCATCAATGCGGCAAAAACGCCCTTGATGAGCTTGAAAAAAGATATGATGAGTTTGGCTTTAGCGAAGCAAATTTAGAAATTTTTGACTTTAGCAAAGAGATAGAAAAGAAGATGAGTGAGGCTGATCTTGCCATATCAAGAGCTGGAGCTAGCTCGCTTTGGGAGCTTTGCGCAAACGCCCTGCCTTCTATCTTTGTGCCATTTCCTTATGCTGCTGGCAATCACCAGTTTTATAACGCTAAATTTCTAAAAGATAAAGGCATAGCTGAAATTTGCCTGCAAAATGGCGAAAATTTAGACAAAGACGAAGTCATAAAAATGATCGAGAGCTTTGATCTAAACAAAAGCAGCAAAGCTCTAAAAGATATCCTTTTGCCAAATGGAGCAAAAGAGATAGTGGATAAAATTTTAAGCTAGATCCTCGCCTATGGCGTAAGCTTTTAGCTCTCGTAGCTCGTAAATGAGGTAGTGATAGATAAGCTCATTTGTCTTTAGGCTTTTGCCTGAAAGCACTGGTCTTATCATCTCGATGATCCTATCTGTGATGCCAGCGATCTCAACCAAAAGTAGCTCGTCGCCTCTTTGTTTGGCCACTCTTATGCAGTTATAAAAAAATGTATAGATAGTTTTAAAATTTTCCAAAACGACGTTTGAGACGATTTGAGAGTCGAGATGTAAAATTTTATTCATCCTATTTTGTAGCTCCATTAGCTCTGCAAGTAGCCCTCTTATCATCGCTGTGTCGCCACTTCTTGAGAAGATGCTCTTTTTCTTTTTTTTATTTTGTATCTGATACTCAGCGACTAAAATTTGCATGATATTTGAGATGCTTGTCAGGCTCTCCTGCAAATTTTGATTAGTCTTTAGGCTCACGCCAGCCTTTTCTATCTTGTAGTATAGGCTTTTGTTTGTCTGCTCGAGGTATGAGCTAATGTTTTCGTAGTAATCTTCAGTATTAAAGACATTTTTAAAAAAACTGCCCTCGTCTGTTGTGCTGTAAAGTCTTTTTTTGATCTCTTCGACATTTTTATTAAAAGTGAGCGCATCGATCTTTGTTTCTGGCTCGACAACGCCGTTGTTTTCGATAACTTCCAAGTTTTTCTTAAGCGTGTTTATCAGCTTTTCAATCTCATTAAAATCCATTTTGCCTCTTTGAAATTTTTGGCTATTTTACTATAAAAAACTGAAGTTTTCGCTTGCAATTCTTAAAAAGATATTTATACTTCTTTTAATAAAATATCTCAAAAAAGGAGCAAAAATGAATGGTGAAGTTTTTAACTCTTGCATTATCGTAGCCTCTATAAAGCAAGCATTAAAGTCAAATTTAGAGCTAAACTACAAAAGCGAAAAATATATAAAAAGCCTAGTTTTTGACTTTATCTTAGGTGATGAGCCAGAAAAAAAAGAGCAAGCTAGCATAAATGAGTGGTTTAAGCACGCCTTAAAGCTTGGGCTAAGCGACGTGAGATATGCCACAAATTTGAGCGTCACATCAGAGGAGCGCTCGCTGCAAGGCTTTTCAAACGTAAGCTACAAGTCGATTCTTTGCATTTATAAAGAGAAGATGAGCTACTTCGTGCCTCACTGGAGCTTTGAAGAAGACAAAAGGGGCTGGGATATAGTCTATAAAGAATTTAGTCTAGATGGCATGCCAGAGATTCAAAAATTTAGTGATAACACTTTGGAGTTTAAAGATATCCTAACAAGGATCTCTAAATTTGCAGATGAGATAGAGTGCGAGAATTTTGGCGACTGCTTTAGGGAAGGGCTAAAA
Protein-coding regions in this window:
- the murG gene encoding undecaprenyldiphospho-muramoylpentapeptide beta-N-acetylglucosaminyltransferase; translation: MIVICGGGTGGHLAIARSFCEELNRRGIKPIFIGSTSGQDKFWFENDDKFAKKFFLPSSGVVNKRGIAKLKSLTNIISLALKCRQIFKENGVKAVISVGGYSAAPAAIAAIISKTPLFIHEQNAVTGKLNKILKPYAKGFFSSYDELSPCPYPVANKFFESQRVRDELKTILFLGGSQGAKAINELAINLAPYLKEKGIKIIHQCGKNALDELEKRYDEFGFSEANLEIFDFSKEIEKKMSEADLAISRAGASSLWELCANALPSIFVPFPYAAGNHQFYNAKFLKDKGIAEICLQNGENLDKDEVIKMIESFDLNKSSKALKDILLPNGAKEIVDKILS
- a CDS encoding imidazole glycerol phosphate synthase; the protein is MDFNEIEKLINTLKKNLEVIENNGVVEPETKIDALTFNKNVEEIKKRLYSTTDEGSFFKNVFNTEDYYENISSYLEQTNKSLYYKIEKAGVSLKTNQNLQESLTSISNIMQILVAEYQIQNKKKKKSIFSRSGDTAMIRGLLAELMELQNRMNKILHLDSQIVSNVVLENFKTIYTFFYNCIRVAKQRGDELLLVEIAGITDRIIEMIRPVLSGKSLKTNELIYHYLIYELRELKAYAIGEDLA